The following is a genomic window from Ignavibacteria bacterium.
TGGATAAATATCAGAAACTTTGGAATCTGTAAAGATTACAAATGAATATCCGATACCGGCATAAGGATATGAGCTGCTCGAACGTTCTTTAACTTGCGCCTGTAAGTTGCAGAAAAATAATCCGGTTATGAGGAATATGTTAAAGCAAAATTTTATCATATTATTACAATATATATCTGCTTAAATCTCTATCTTTCACAATTGTTCCTAATTTTTTCAATACTAATTCCCTGTCGATTTCAATCTTTTTCTTTTTGTTTTTATCAGGTATTTCAAACAATAAATCTTCCAATAGATTAGACAAAATGGTGTGCAATCTTCTTGCCCCGATGTTTTCTACATTCTCATTAACTTCGGCAGCAATTTTCGCTACTTCCATAATACTGTCATCTTTGAAAACAATATCAACACCCTCTGTTTTCAGAAGCGCGGTATATTGTTTTATCAAAGCATTTTCAGGTTGTGTAAGTATCTGATAAAATTCTTCATAACCAAGACTATCAAGCTCGACTCTTATCGGAAATCTTCCCTGAAGTTCGGGAATTAAATCGCTTGGCTTTGAAACGTGAAACGCACCTGATGCAATGAATAATACATGGTCAGTTTTGACTGAGCCGTATTTTGTAACTACCGTTGAACCTTCTACAATCGGAAGCAAATCTCTCTGCACACCTTCACGTGAAACGTCGGGATTAGAGTTTTGGCTTTGCTTGCCTGCAATCTTGTCAATTTCATCTATAAAGATAATTCCTGAATTTTGAACTTTATCAATTGCTTCTTTTATAACGCTGTCCATATCAATAAGCTTACCTGATTCTTCCTGAGTAAGAACTTTTTTAGCTTCAGAAACAGTGAGTTTTCTTTTCTTTTGTTTTTTCGGCATCATATTCCCGAACATTTCTCCTAAATTTAATCCCATATCATCTAATCCGACAGGTCCCAATACCTGAAGCATAGGAAAATTTTCAGCAGTTATATCAAGCTCAATCTGTCTGCTTTCAAGCTTTCCCTGAAGAAGCTGTTCGCGCAGCTTAGCTCTTGTATTTTGATATGAATCTTCTTCATTGTGAGTTTCGACAGCATTGTCCGAAGCTGCAACTGCCGCTTCTCCTGCTTTTTTTCTGACAGGTGGAAGTAAAATATCCAGGATTCTTTCAATTGCATTTTCTTCAGCTTTCTTCTGGACTTCTTTCATCCTGTCTGTCTTCACCATATTTACCGACTGGTCGGTGATTTCACGAACCATAGACTCAACGTCACGTCCGACATAACCGACTTCTGTAAATTTTGATGCCTCTACTTTCAAAAACGGAGCGTTAGCAAGTTTAGAGATTCTCCTTGCTATTTCAGTTTTTCCGACTCCTGTTGGTCCAATCATAATAATATTATTCGGCATAATCTCATCACGCAGTTTATCCGTTACGGATTGTCTTCGCCATCTGTTTCGCAGAGCAATAGCAACAGATTTTTTCGCATTTCTCTGACCGATTATATATTTATCCAATTCAGCGACGATTTCTGAAGGTGTCAGCTGGTTTATGGATATATTTTTTGAATTACCGTTTTTTATAACTGAACTCAAACTTATTTTTTTAGTTTTGTCTTTTGGTTTTTCTGTCGTTTTTTCTAATTCCATTTTTATAATTCAATTCCTCAATTTAATTCTTCAATTGATATGTTATTGTTCGTATATATGCAAATGTCTGCAGCTTGATTTAAAGATTCTTCGACTACTTGCTTGGCGGAAAGTTTCGAATATTTTATCAGCATT
Proteins encoded in this region:
- the hslU gene encoding ATP-dependent protease ATPase subunit HslU, which gives rise to MELEKTTEKPKDKTKKISLSSVIKNGNSKNISINQLTPSEIVAELDKYIIGQRNAKKSVAIALRNRWRRQSVTDKLRDEIMPNNIIMIGPTGVGKTEIARRISKLANAPFLKVEASKFTEVGYVGRDVESMVREITDQSVNMVKTDRMKEVQKKAEENAIERILDILLPPVRKKAGEAAVAASDNAVETHNEEDSYQNTRAKLREQLLQGKLESRQIELDITAENFPMLQVLGPVGLDDMGLNLGEMFGNMMPKKQKKRKLTVSEAKKVLTQEESGKLIDMDSVIKEAIDKVQNSGIIFIDEIDKIAGKQSQNSNPDVSREGVQRDLLPIVEGSTVVTKYGSVKTDHVLFIASGAFHVSKPSDLIPELQGRFPIRVELDSLGYEEFYQILTQPENALIKQYTALLKTEGVDIVFKDDSIMEVAKIAAEVNENVENIGARRLHTILSNLLEDLLFEIPDKNKKKKIEIDRELVLKKLGTIVKDRDLSRYIL